From the Pirellulales bacterium genome, the window CGCCGAGGGATCAACGCGGCAGGGCATGTTCCTCTACCAGTTCGAATGCCTGTGCCGGAACCGGCTGGGCTATGACCGGGGCCTGGATGCGATCGCCGCAGACCCGATGTATGACGAATTGTGGCGCGAGTGGATTCGGACCGTGCGGCAGCAGATCGGCTTGATCGACTTTGCCGATCTGGTCTACGTGCGCAGCGAGCATTACCTGGAGACGCAAGCCCGGCTGGGGCGCAGCAGCCCGAACGACAAGCCGGCGCTATTCGGGGTGAAGGAGGGGCGGATTGCGCTGGCGAATCGCCTGAAGGATCCGCTCTTGTTGTTCGCGGCGCTTGAGCGTCATTTGCACTACCCCACGGTGCCGCGACCGAAGAAGGTCGATGAGAGCCGGCAGATCCTGCCGACCTTGCTGCGGCGTGTCGAACGGCTGGAAACGCGCCTGAAGCTGCTCGAAGAAGAGCAGAAAGGGGGCATCGACCTCACGAAGTTCTACGGCCGCACGGCGCACCTGCCGGATGATGACGAGCCGCCCGTGAGCGACGCGCCCTAGACGGGTCGATGGTCGGCCCCGGTTCTGTCGATTCTGTAAGGTGCTGGCAACGATTAATCCGTCGAAGAGCGTTGCCACGTATAGGACTTGGGAAAAGACCTCAATTGCCGTTCAACGCGGCGAGGGATCGTGGTACATTCGGTGAAACGACCAGAATTTGCGGGTTCGCGAGAGTTTTCCGAGCAGTTTCCAAGAGAGTTTTCCGACCCTGGCCGCTTGTTGCCGTTTTGCCTGGGTGTTAAGGTTGGCGCTTGACAGCACGATAAGCTCGCCGAGCCGTTGCCGGCAGCAAAATCGTCTGTTCCTGCCGCATCGCAGCGAGACCCGAGATTTCTGCTCGCCGAGATGGGCTTCTCGCCCAGACAGGCGAGCGCCCTGCCTGATTCCTTCGCCGCTCGCTCGGCGAACGTGGGTCTGCTGTTCGAGGTACGGACTGTGGACATCGAGTTCAATTTGATGACGGAATCGGTCGACCGGGCCGGTCCCGTCGAGCCGGTTTACGTCGAGCCAGGAACCTCGCTGCGCGATGTTCTGCTGCTGCTCCGCGAACGTAACCGTCACAGTGCGCTCATCTGTCGGGACGGCGTCTTGATCGGGGTCTTCACCGAGCGCGATGCTTTGAAGGTGATGGCGCGCAACACGGATCTGGCCACGCCCGTCGAGCAAGTCATGACCCCCAAGCCGGTCACCGTGCAGGCGGGCGATAAGCTGGGTCTGGCCGTAGAAAAGATGGCGACCGGCGGTTATCGCCGATTGCCCATCGTGGACGGCGCGGGCCGCCCTTCCGGCTTGCTGAATGTGGCCGGGATCATTCACTACCTGGTACAGCACTTTCCCAAGACGATCTACAACCTCCCCCCTGTGCCGCATCCGGTGATGCAGCAACGAGAAGGACCATAACGCACCGCACCTCGGGCGCGTCGTTGGCCCCCGCCAAAACGCCTTCGTGATGATTGATGATTCCTTCGCAGCGTCGAACCGTGCGATTGCCTTTACTTAAGGGACAATGAGTCGATGGCTATGAGTACTGAAACTGCTCCACGTGAGGCCAAGCATCCCCACAAGCCTGTCAAGGAGCTGGTCTCTGCGACGGTGCGCTTTTGCGGCGACTCGGGCGACGGCATGCAGCTGGCCGGCACCCAATTCACGAATACGTCGGCGCTGGCGGGCAACGACATTGCCACGTTTCCGGACTTTCCGGCCGAGATTCGCGCCCCGCGCGGCACCAAGGCAGGGGTGAGCGGTTTCCAGATTCACTTCGCCAGCAAGGAAATCTTCACGCCGGGCGACCAGGTCGATGCCCTCGTGGCCTTCAATCCGGCCGCGCTCACGACGAACCTTGTCGACCTGGTGTCGGGCGGCATCCTGGTGGTGAACAAAGACGCCTTCGACGAGAAGGGCCTCAAACAAGCTGGTTACGAAGAGAGTCCGCTCGAGGACGGCAGCCTGAAGGCCTACCAGGTGTTCCCGGTCGAAGTCACCCGGCTCACGCGTCTGGCCGTCGAAGGATTGGGCCTGGGCGTGAAGGAGGCCGATCGCTGCCGTAACTTCTACGCGATGGGCCTGATCTTCTGGCTCTACGATCGCTCGCTCGAGCCGACGATGCGTTACATCGAAGCCAAGTTCGGCAAGCGGCCCGAAATCGCCGAGGCCAATCGCCGTGCCCTCAAGGCCGGCTTCAACTACGGCGAAACAACCGAGGCCTTTGCCAGCCAGTTCCGCGTCAACAAGGCCGAGCTGACGCCGGGCTTGTATCGCAACATCATGGGCAACGAGGCCACGGCCTACGGACTGATCGCGGCTGCCAAGCGCAGCAATTGCGAGCTGTTCCTGGGCAGCTACCCGATCACCCCGGCGAGCGACATTCTGCACGAGCTGGCCAAGCACAAGAATTTCGGCGTCCGCACGTTCCAGGCCGAGGACGAAATTGCCGCCGTCACCTCGGCAATCGGAGCGAGCTTCGGCGGCGCCATGGCCGTCACCACCTCGAGCGGACCGGGCATCGCGCTGAAACAGGAAGCGATCGGCCTGGCCGTCATGACCGAATTGCCGCTGCTGATCATCAACGTGCAGCGTGGCGGTCCGAGCACGGGACTACCCACCAAGACCGAACAGGCCGACTTGTTGCAGGCCGTGTGTGGCCGCAATGGCGAATGCCCCGTGCCGGTGGTCGCCGCCCGCAGCCCGGCCGATTGCTTTGACGCCGTGCAAGAGGCGTGGCGGATCGCGGTGCGTTACATGACGCCCGTTTTCCTGCTCACCGACGGCTACATCGCCAACGGCTCGGAGCCGTGGAAGCTGCCGGACGTGAAATCGCTGGGCACGATCGAAGTTAAGCACCCGGGAGCCCTCTCCAACGGCGACGTCTTCCATCCCTACGCTCGGGACGAGCGGTTGGCCCGCCCCTGGGCGTTGCCGGGCACGCCGGGCCTGATGCACCGCATCGGCGGTTTGGAGAAGCAGGACATCACCGGCAACGTGAATTACGAGCCGGCCAACCACCAGCACATGGTCGACCTTCGGGCCAAGAAGGTGGCC encodes:
- a CDS encoding CBS domain-containing protein, with protein sequence MTESVDRAGPVEPVYVEPGTSLRDVLLLLRERNRHSALICRDGVLIGVFTERDALKVMARNTDLATPVEQVMTPKPVTVQAGDKLGLAVEKMATGGYRRLPIVDGAGRPSGLLNVAGIIHYLVQHFPKTIYNLPPVPHPVMQQREGP
- a CDS encoding 2-oxoacid:acceptor oxidoreductase subunit alpha, whose product is MSTETAPREAKHPHKPVKELVSATVRFCGDSGDGMQLAGTQFTNTSALAGNDIATFPDFPAEIRAPRGTKAGVSGFQIHFASKEIFTPGDQVDALVAFNPAALTTNLVDLVSGGILVVNKDAFDEKGLKQAGYEESPLEDGSLKAYQVFPVEVTRLTRLAVEGLGLGVKEADRCRNFYAMGLIFWLYDRSLEPTMRYIEAKFGKRPEIAEANRRALKAGFNYGETTEAFASQFRVNKAELTPGLYRNIMGNEATAYGLIAAAKRSNCELFLGSYPITPASDILHELAKHKNFGVRTFQAEDEIAAVTSAIGASFGGAMAVTTSSGPGIALKQEAIGLAVMTELPLLIINVQRGGPSTGLPTKTEQADLLQAVCGRNGECPVPVVAARSPADCFDAVQEAWRIAVRYMTPVFLLTDGYIANGSEPWKLPDVKSLGTIEVKHPGALSNGDVFHPYARDERLARPWALPGTPGLMHRIGGLEKQDITGNVNYEPANHQHMVDLRAKKVANIALDIPAQAVDGPAKGKLLVLSWGGTYGACATAVREVQAKGGSVAHAHLRYLNPFPANLGDLFKNYEKVLIPELNKGQLRLLIRGTYLVDAVGLNKVQGKPFSVYELTNKINELLA